The following DNA comes from Vibrio gigantis.
TCGTTCTTACCTTCAACCTTGTTGTGACTCCAGGTTAGTGGATCGGCAAAGTCGTGAGATACGTGCTTGTAAAACTCTTGGTACTCTTCTTTCTCGATATCTGATTTGTTACGAGTCCAAAGCGCTTGCGCCTTGTTGATCTGTTCCCAGTGCTTCTCTTCGGTGTCTTTACCTTCGTCATCTTTCACAGCTGTGAAGATAGAAACGGGGATACCGATGTGATCAGAGTATTTACCAATCACTTCACGTAGACGCCATTCATTTAAGAACTCTTTACCGTCTTCACGCATATGAAGAATGATGTCAGTACCACGAGACTCTTTGATGATGTCTTCAATGGTGTAGTCACCCTCACCCGCAGAGTGCCATTGAACGGCTTCACTGCTTGCAAGGCCTGCAGCACGTGTGCGAACAGTGACTGCATCTGCAACGATGAATGCAGAATAGAAACCAACACCAAATTGACCAATCAGTTGAGAGTCCTTGCTTTGGTCTTCAGACAGCTTTGAGAAAAAGTCTGCAGTGCCTGATTTAGCAATCGTACCTAAGTGCTCAATAACGTTGTCGCGGCTCATGCCGATACCGTTATCAGAAATGGTTAACGTGTTTGCTTCAGCGTTGAATGAAAGTTTTACACCTAAATCAGCATCGCCTTGGTAAAGGTCACCGTTAGATAGAGCTTGAAAACGAAGCTTATCAGCCGCGTCAGATGCGTTAGAGATCAGCTCACGTAGAAAGATTTCTTTATTTGAATACAGAGAGTGAATCATTAGATGAAGTAGTTGTTTTACTTCAGATTGAAAGCCACGAGTCTCTTTATTTTGCGTTGCCGTTTCGCTCATTTTTACTCCAAAACATCTATACTTTATGTTGAATAATCATAGGGGCGTAACAATTGATGCCACTCTTCTGTTCATTAACATGAGGATGACAAATGTAAATTCAAGGTCAAAAATCATAAAAACACTGTTTTTTTGATCTGTTTTTATTACCCTTGAGTCTGATAAATATAAAAGAACATAAAAGAAGCCATGATTTGGTGAAGAATTAACGGAACTTCACCTGAGATTTGTCTATTTCGCACCCAAAACAATCCAAAATAGAAGAATTCAATGAGCAATATCGGCACAAAGTTTATTCTCGCACAGCGGTTCGTATTCGACCCAAACAGTAATTCACTTGTTGACCAAATGAGCGACGGTGAAGTCGTACGCCTTGGCAGCAATGAAAGCCGCATTCTCCTGATGCTGTCAGAAAGACCCAATGAAGTTATCACTCGCAATGAATTGCACGAGTATGTTTGGCGAGACCAAGGCTTTGAGGTTGATGACTCTAGCTTAACGCAAGCAGTATCAACACTAAGAAAGATGCTCAAAGATTCAACCAAATCCCCAGAGTTCGTAAAGACAGTGCCTAAACGCGGTTATCAATTTATTGCAACCGTTGAGCGCTCAGCCCCACTTTCATCAAATGATCAGCCAGCCGTGGCTGAAATTGCAGAAAATGACGTAGAGCCTATCCTAACGTTTGCAACGCCAACTGCGACAGAAGAAGCAATTACAGAAACGGTTAAACCTGAACCAATTGCAAAAGCTCAAGAAAGCAAGGTAGAAGTAGAGCCAGCAACCGCTCCTGTTTCGACTCCAGTTAAAAATACCAATAAATGGCTAACATTTTGGTTACTGCTTATCGCTTTCATCATGCCGATTCTCGTTTTGACGTTTACTAACCCGGCAGAATCCGAGTTCAAAACATTGGCTGAAGTGGACGGTGTAAAGGTTCAATCACCGGTTAACCACCCAGACCTCAGTAGTTGGCTACCAGCGATAGAGAAGTGTGTATTACGTTACAACACCAACCACACTGGCATGCTAAAGCCGACTGAAGTAATTGCAACAGGTGGGCAAACCAACAACCTTGCCCTCAACTACATTCACCCGCAAGATTACTCGAGCGAAAATGTAACCCTAAGAATTTACGCAAACCAGTCGGATCTCAACGACATTTGTAACGGTGGTCAGTAACATGAAATTAAAAGTATCGATTATTTTACTGGTTCTATCTGCATTTTTAAGTGGTTGGTTATATTGGGGCAGCGATGCAAAAGTAGAGCGCCTGCTTACTGCGCATGAATGGCAATCGAAAATGGTGACGCTGATTAGCGATAATAAGCAAGCTGACTCAATCGGCCCGCTTCGTAGAGTAGAGCTGTCATCGAATGCGAAATATCTACCAAATGGTACATACTTGAGAATGTCGGTGGTTAGACTTTACGGTAATCAAACTGAGCCTGCGAATGTCATCAACATCTCTGAAACGGGCCAGTGGGATATTAACGACAACTACTTACTGGTTTCGCCAACGGAGTTTAAAGATGTGACTTCAGCTCAGCGCCAAGACTTTTCAGAAGAGCAACTAGAGCTTATCACTCAAGTCATTAAGATGGACGCAGAGCAAAGCCGCCGCATAGACATTGTTAACCCGAAGGCGCTGCTACTAACTAGCTTAAATCATGGTTCTACCGTATTGTTTTCAAACTAAAAGTGGAGCGCTATTTACTGTTTATGAATAGCTGAATACCATGAGACGCTAAACCAATAGAAAAAGGGGCATGAAGCCCCTTTTTGTTATCTGAAGCTAACAAATACGAAGACTCTATGGATTGGATAAACTCGCTAGCTCTATTCTTTGGCTCTTTAATCGCCAATACCCTAGCCTCCTTATCAGGTGGCGGAGCAGGACTGCTGCAATTCCCACTTCTTATATTTTTGGGTTTACCCTTTTCAGTTGCTTTAGCCACTCACAAAGTCGCCAGTGTCGCATTAGGTTTGGGCGCCGCGTATACCCACATTAAAGGCGGCACTTTAAACTGGAAACTTTGTTGCTACTTAATTACTGTCGGCAGTGTCGGCGTGGTCATTGGCGCGAATATCGTGCTATTGATTCCCGACAATATTGCACAGAAGTTGCTTGGGACAATGATTTTAGCGCTAGGCGTCTACTCTCGACTAAAGAAACAATTAGGCCAAGAGGAACAACTAAAGAACCGCAATACCAAAGGGTGGATAATAGGTGGTGTTGGCCTGGCACTGATCGGAGTTATTAATGGTTCCCTTACCGCGGGTTCAGGACTTTTAGTGACCTTGTTTCTTGTTCGCTGGTTTGGTTTCACTTATAAGCAGGCTGTTGCGCTCACCATGATATGTGTTGGTCTGTTCTGGAATGGCATCGGCGGTATCGCAATCGTACAAGCTGGCGCGCCGATATACTGGTTGTGGCTACCAATACTTCTACTTAGCTCATTTATAGGTGGAAGCCTAGGTGCATTTCTTGCTAACCGTTCAAGCAATCAGCTCGTCAAAACCGCTTTTGAAATATTGACGTTTGCCGTCGGTATCAAGCTACTGATATAGAATTTAAAAGGATTAACTATGAATACGGAATCGAATCCAACCACGGCAACAGTATTGAAAGCAACGATAGCAATACACTATTGTCGTCAATGCAATTGGATGCTTCGCTCAAGCTGGTTGTGCCAAGAATTGCTGCACACCTTCAGTGAGGAGATAGAACAAGTCAGTCTGCACCCTGATACGGGCGGACGGTTCGAGATCTTTTGTAATGGAATACAGATTTGGGAAAGAAAGGCGGATGGCGGCTTTCCCGAAGCGAAAGTTCTGAAGCAAAGAGTGAGAAACATCATTGCTCCAGACAGAGACCTAGGCCACGTAGATTCAAAATAAACCCATTCCGGCCGATTCTATGATTTAAAGCTGGCCACTAACCAGTTCATCGCCGTCAAGGCTGATCACTTGGAAAGTGCCATTTTCATAGATGCCGTAGCTTGCTGCATGGCCTTCTCGTGGGAACGTCACCGAGCTTGGGTTAAAGATGAAGATGTCATCTTGGTACTCAGCAACAGGGATATGGGTATGGCCATGAGCAATGATATCGCCCGCTTTCAGTGCTGGACGTTTCGTTGTGTTATACAAGTGACCATGAGTTAAGAAGATACGTTGGCCTGACTCTAGCAGCACCCATGAGTAATCCATCATCATCGGGAATGAGAGCAACATCTGATCAACTTCGCTATCGCAGTTACCGCGGACGGCAATGATCTCTT
Coding sequences within:
- a CDS encoding transcriptional regulator translates to MSNIGTKFILAQRFVFDPNSNSLVDQMSDGEVVRLGSNESRILLMLSERPNEVITRNELHEYVWRDQGFEVDDSSLTQAVSTLRKMLKDSTKSPEFVKTVPKRGYQFIATVERSAPLSSNDQPAVAEIAENDVEPILTFATPTATEEAITETVKPEPIAKAQESKVEVEPATAPVSTPVKNTNKWLTFWLLLIAFIMPILVLTFTNPAESEFKTLAEVDGVKVQSPVNHPDLSSWLPAIEKCVLRYNTNHTGMLKPTEVIATGGQTNNLALNYIHPQDYSSENVTLRIYANQSDLNDICNGGQ
- a CDS encoding regulatory protein ToxS gives rise to the protein MKLKVSIILLVLSAFLSGWLYWGSDAKVERLLTAHEWQSKMVTLISDNKQADSIGPLRRVELSSNAKYLPNGTYLRMSVVRLYGNQTEPANVINISETGQWDINDNYLLVSPTEFKDVTSAQRQDFSEEQLELITQVIKMDAEQSRRIDIVNPKALLLTSLNHGSTVLFSN
- a CDS encoding sulfite exporter TauE/SafE family protein, which encodes MDWINSLALFFGSLIANTLASLSGGGAGLLQFPLLIFLGLPFSVALATHKVASVALGLGAAYTHIKGGTLNWKLCCYLITVGSVGVVIGANIVLLIPDNIAQKLLGTMILALGVYSRLKKQLGQEEQLKNRNTKGWIIGGVGLALIGVINGSLTAGSGLLVTLFLVRWFGFTYKQAVALTMICVGLFWNGIGGIAIVQAGAPIYWLWLPILLLSSFIGGSLGAFLANRSSNQLVKTAFEILTFAVGIKLLI
- a CDS encoding SelT/SelW/SelH family protein — encoded protein: MNTESNPTTATVLKATIAIHYCRQCNWMLRSSWLCQELLHTFSEEIEQVSLHPDTGGRFEIFCNGIQIWERKADGGFPEAKVLKQRVRNIIAPDRDLGHVDSK
- the yfcE gene encoding phosphodiesterase — translated: MKLFFASDLHGSLPATEKVLELYQASGAQYLVLLGDILNHGPRNPIPEGYNPPAVADKLNEFSQEIIAVRGNCDSEVDQMLLSFPMMMDYSWVLLESGQRIFLTHGHLYNTTKRPALKAGDIIAHGHTHIPVAEYQDDIFIFNPSSVTFPREGHAASYGIYENGTFQVISLDGDELVSGQL